Genomic segment of Geminocystis herdmanii PCC 6308:
GAATTTAGTGATGCTAAAGGTTATCTTTGGGGTTGGAATGGCTCAACTTTTTAAATACGTTAAAAGTTAATCAAATAAGTTTGTAGTGATGGCTTTAGCCATTAATTAATAAGCCTTAAAAGGTTTACTACGAACTTACATATTCACATAATTAATAGTGTTATTGGACAATTTATTGATCCCGAAAACAACTATCATATTGATTAATATTATCATTTTCGATCATAATAAAAACATAAGTCCTAGTAAAATGTTGTCACAATGAGCGAGATTGTCACCCAAAAAGCCACGAGAAACGCCCCCCATGAGGATTATCGTCTAATCAAACGAGAAGATTTAACACCCATGTATCATCACTATGTGGATGTGAAAGAGCAATATCCCAACTCCCTTTTACTCTACAGGGTGGGTGACTTTTTCGAGTGCTTTTTTCAGGATGCTGTCACCATTTCTCAAGAGTTAGAGTTAGTTATCACCAGCAAGGAAGCAGGGCAAAATGTCGGTAGGATTGCCATGACTGGTGTACCCCATCACGCACTCGATCGATATGCGCGACAATTAGTAGAAAAGGGTTATGCTGTGGTAATCTGTGATCAAGTGGAGGATGCAGCAACGGCGGCAGCAGAGAAAAGAATTGTCAAACGAGGGATTACAAAGTTATTAACTCCCGGCACGATTACGGAAGATGAGATGTTACCTTCCAAGCAAAATAACTTCTTGGCGGCGGTGGTAGTAGCGAAGGATTACTGGGGTTTAGCCTATGCAGACATCTCCACAGGGGAATTTTTTACTACCCAAAATCAGGATTTAAACGCTTTATCCACTGAATTATTGCGTTTACAACCAGCAGAAGTATTATTTCCTGTTAATGCTCCCGATATTAATAGTTTACTGCGTCCGGGTCAAAAATCTGACAGTTTACCTGAGTTTCTTCCTGATTGCTTTTGTTATTCATTACGATCGCAAAAAGCCTTCGACATCCACGAAGCCAAGCCCAGATTATTGGTAGAATTTAAGCTAAAATCCTTAGAGGGTGTAGGTTGTGAGCATTTACCTTTTGCCATTAGGGCGGCGGGAGGTTTATTAGAGTATGTGCAGGATACCCAGAAAGCGAATCAAGTACCATTGCAACTAATTCGCACTTATAATATTAGCGATTATTTAGTTTTGGATAGCACCACACGGCGAAATCTCGAAATCACCACCACAGTGCGAGATAACACCTTTCACGGCTCTTTATTGTGGGCTTTGGATAGAACTTGTACTGCGATGGGAGCAAGGGCTTTGAGACGATGGTTATTGCAACCTTTACTCAATAAACAAGGTATTATTGCTCGTCAAGATACGATCGCAGAATTGATGGAAAATCTACCTTTACGGGAAGAAATTCGACAATTATTTAAGAGTATCTACGATTTAGAGCGCATAACGGGGAGAGTGGGCGCAGGTACAGCAAATCCGAAGGAGTTACTCAATTTAGGGGATTCTTTGGGCAAATTAAACTATTTAGCGGAGTTGGCAAAGGAAGGCAAATCACCCTATTTTCAAGCATTGCAAAATGTGCCTCCTGAGTTGGAGGAATTGGGTAAGAAAGTGTTAGATACTATTGTGGAGTTTCCTCCCCAACACGTCAAGGAAGGAGGAATTATTCGAGATGGTGTCAATCAGCAGTTAGATGATATGCGCAAACTGATTGATGGTGATAGGGAGTGGTTGGCAAATCTGGAGGTAACGGAAAGGCAACGCACGGGGATTACTAATTTGAAGGTGGGTTACAATAAAACCTTCGGTTATTATATCAGTATGCCTCGATCGAAAGCAGAATTTGCACCCGAAAATTATCAAAGAAAACAAACATTATTAAACGAAGAAAGATACATTACTGCTGAGTTAAAAGAAAAGGAAAATCGCATTTTAAATGCTAAAGATGACTTAGCAAAATTCGAGTATGAAATATTTGTCAATTTACGCTGTTTAGTAGCAGAAAAAACGGAAGAAATTAGGAAAGTAGCTCGTGCAATAGCCGCTATGGATGTTTTGTCTGGATTAGCAGAACTATCTGTCTATCAAGATTATAACCGTCCTGAGATTACTAACGATCGAGTTATTAACATCAAAAATGGAAGGCATCCCGTAGTAGAAAAACTCTTAGGTTTTGGAATGTTTGTTCCCAACTCCACTAATTTAGGTGCAGAAAAAATGCCCGATTTAATCATATTAACAGGACCTAACGCCAGTGGCAAAAGTTGTTATTTGCGTCAAGTAGGATTGATTCAATTAATGGCACAAATAGGGAGTTTTATTCCTGCACAAAGCGCTAAATTATCTATCTGCGATCGAATATTTACCCGTGTGGGAGCAGTGGATGACATCGGTACAGGGCAATCGACATTTATGGTAGAAATGAACGAAACAGCTAACATCTTAAACCATGCGACGGATCGATCGTTAGTATTACTTGATGAGATAGGAAGGGGTACAGCAACTTTTGACGGTTTATCTATAGCTTGGGCAGTTGCCGAATACTTGTCGATCGAGATACAATGTCGTACAATTTTCGCTACCCATTACCACGAATTAAACGAATTAGCCTCCATTCTCGACAACGTTGCTAACTATCAAGTTACGGTAAAAGAATTAGAGAATGACATCATCTTTTTGCACGAAGTAAAAGCAGGAGGTGCGGATAAATCCTACGGCATCGAAGCTGGAAGATTAGCAGGTTTACCAAAAGTAGTAATTAGTCGAGCTAAACAAGTGATGAATCAAATTGAAAAACATAGTAAAATTGCTATTGGATTGAGGAAAAATATCAAAAAATTAACCCCTTCTAAACAAGAAAATACTGAGGAAATCATGAGCCAATTAGACATATTTGAATAGTTCGTAGTTTGCTCTTTAGAGCAATAAAAATTATAGGCTATTCATCTATATTTTAGTATAATAACTATAGTTCCATTTATAATTATCACTCTTTAATAATATGAACTCGAATGAATCAAATCAACTCGAAGGAAAAGAACCTTGGTTAGCGGTTAATCTATCGTTAATATTTCCCGGTATAGGTCATTTTTATGCGGGTTATCCCTTTAGAGGATTATTTTTTATGACTTTAACTATAGTTTTTTTATGTTATATTTTTTTATGGTTTCTTGATTCTCATAGCAGTTTAATCAAACTTATTTATTTTTTTGTAGCTATTATAATATCGATTATTGTTAGTTCTATTGATGCTTATAAATTAACTGTTAAAAATAATACTTTAAAATTTGAAAGACTAAGAAAAGAAGAAAAAGATCCTTGGTTAGCAGTATTTTTATCTAAAATAAATTTAGGTTTTGGATTTATTTATGCAGGAAAAATATCTATTGGATTAACTTTACTTGTAATCACATTTATTCCCAATGCAGAATTATCATTATTTTTTTTATCCCCTTTGATACTTTATTATTTATATACTGTAACCAATAATACTAAAAAGAAAATATACTCTGCAATTATTTTAATTTGTATTTCAAGTATTGTCAGTCCATTTCTTACTCTTATGTCTAGTTTTTCTTTAAGAACTTTTATTGCAGAATTTCGTTATATTCCTGCATCTTCAATGGAATCAACTTTACAAATAAATGATAGATTAGTTGTTAATAAATTAATTTATCATTTAGATAATCCTCAAAGGGGAGATATTATTGTTTTTGAGGCAACAGATAACTTGAAAAAAGAAGGATATGAAGATGATTTTATAAAGAGAATTATTGGATTGCCCAATGAAAAAGTAGAGGTAAAAAATAATCAAGTTTATATAAATGATCAACCCTTAGAAGAAAATTATATCAAAGAAAAACCTGATTATAATTTTGGTGCTGTAATCGTACCATCTGATAGTTATTTTGTTTTAGGAGATAATCGAAATAATAGTTATGATAGTCATTATTGGGGTTTTGTTCCAACAGAAAATATTATTGGGAAAGCTACTAAAATATTGTATCCTTTTGAACGTAGTGGAAAAATAGAATGAATAAAGATATATTTCCCATGGAGATTAGCAGGTTTACCAAAAGTAGTAATTAGTCGAGCTAAACAAGTGATGAATCAAATTGAAAAACATAGTAAAATTGCTATTGGATTGAGGAAAAATATCAAAAAATTAACCCCTTCTAAACAAGAAAATACTGAGGAAATCATGAGCCAATTAGACATACTTGAATAGTTCATAGTTTGCCCTTTAGAGCAATAAAAATTATAGGCTATTCATCTATATTTTGGTATAGTCTTTAGAAAATCATGAAAAATTAGTACTAATCATATCATTTCCATAATTTTGCTTTCGGGGTGTTACTATACCATCTAAATAATACTTTACCTAATAATTTGGGATCGTGGCGTACATAATTACTATCTTGGTTTTCACTCATGATGTTTGCCTGTACAATTCTTCTACCCTGTTTGACAACTTCCTCTCGATCGAGATACACTGGATGACAACGTTTAGATGCGTAATATTTTAACACTTCTTGGGAAGGCGATCGACCTTGAACTAATACCGCATCAAATATTTTACCACCACAGGCTTGATCGATCGCTCGAATATGATCACTCACGGTGTAACCATCGGTTTCGCCTTTTTGGGTCATAATATTACAAACATAAATTTTTGGTGCGGAACTCTTAGCAATCGCTTCTCTAATTTCTGGCACGAGTAAATTAGGGATAATGCTAGTATATAGGCTACCAGGTCCCATAATAATATATTGAGCTTCCTTAATGGCTTTAATTACCGCTAAAGTTGCTGGAGGATTAGGGGGGTTACAGCCCATTTCTACGATTTTTCCCCCAACTTCAGGAATATTCGACTCTCCCTCCACAATTCTACCATCCTCAAATTTTGCCCATAAAGTTACATCACTTAAAGTTGCAGGTAACACTCGCCCCCGAACCGCTAATACTTTTGAACTAGCCTCGATCGCCCCCTCCAAATCTCCAGTAATATCCGTCATAGCCGTTAAAAACAGATTACCAAAACTATGACCATTTAACCCCTCTCCTGCCGTAAAACGATATTGAAACAACTCCGTCAACAACTTTTCTTCATCCGCCAACGCCGAAATGCAGTTGCGAATATCCCCCGGCGGTAACATTCCCATTTCCCTACGCAATCTTCCCGAAGAACCACCATCATCTGCTACGGTGACAATAGCGGTAATATTAGCACTATAATCCTTAATTCCCCTCAATAACGTTGATAATCCTGTACCACCACCAATGGCAACTACTTTTGTACCTCGATTCAAACGGCGATAATTCCACAAAACCTCAATTAATTCTTCTTCACTATTAGGCTTTAAAACTTCCGTAATCGAGCCTAAAGTGCGAGTTTGTCCCCAGTATAATAAAAATAAACCAATAATTAACACCAAAGGACCAGAAAGATAACTAGGAATATTATTGGTAATCTTATTCAAAAGAGCTATGATGAAGTCTAAAAACCGATAGATAGGAGTTAATTTTGTCCAAATTGCTATACCTAAAACTGTCAGCAAAATGCCAATCACGCTAGTTAGTAGCCAACGTTTGACGAGGATACCGGGAGATAGCCACTTATACAGATGATTGACTTTTTTACGACCGTTACGATTATTAACCATAGGAAAACTATAACAACTAATTGCTATAGATTATAGTGGATATAGCTTGTTTTCGCTTATCTTCCAAATATTCCTTGTGTTTTCCTTCAGATTTGAGTATTTTTTCACGCAAAGACGCAAAGGCGCAAAGGTGTTTTCTCCATAACTTTCATTTCTACATAAGACTATGAGACAACCCCTAAATAGGTACTATATTTTTAACCAATCAAACATTTGTTTAACGGATAATTGCCAATGGGGAATAGAATCTAAGGCAGGTAAAATTTCTTCTCCTGATTTAATGTCAGGTAATTGATTGGGATAAAAAATCATCACAGATTCATCGACACTATCAATTAACCAACCTAATTTTGTACCTTGTTTTAAGCAAAAAATAATTTTATTTATGACTTGATTTGCTGATTGTTCAAGAGATAAAATTTCTATAACCCAATCTGGATAAATCATAAATTTATTAGCAATTTTTCCTGTGTCTGTTTTAGGCAAATTTTGCCATTCAAAAACGCTAATATCTGGCACAATGGATTTACCGCCAAAAGTACATCTCAATTCAGGTAATGCGTAAACTAATTTAGCTGATTTTCCTAATTGATTAATAAAGGAGGCTAATTCAATTTGAATGGTAGAATGTTCGCCTTGGGGCATTGCTTTTTCTCTAATTTCTCCATAGTTTAAATATTCACCATAGGGTTTAGTTTCGGGAAGTAATAAAAATTCTTCTAAACTTATTTTTTGTTTGATTTGACTAACAATAGCAACCATAAGAATTATCAGTTGTAAATGATTAAATAATTGCTTAATTTTTTCTTTAAAAAATATTTTTTGTGGGATTTTATTATTAATCGTTTTGCAATAAATTGACAAACCTAACAGCTTAAATCTGCTAAAGCGATTATTGTTTTGTTGTACAAATTATCTTTACTTCTTACTTTTTTCTCCTATTTAGTAATTAATCTTTTCCAATTTATCCAATAGGTTATCATTTTCTGGAGTAGTTCCGATCGAGATTCTTAAACCTCCTCCCGTATGACGAATAATCACTTTTTCCTGTTTTAATTGTGCCATAATTCTCTGATGATTTTCATTAGTAGGATTTTGGGCTAATCGCAAATAAATAAAATTGACATCACTGCGCCATACTTTAAAAAGAGGATGATTAACTAATGCTTGATAAACTCTCTCTTTTTCCTTCATCACATCTTTAACCGCAGGTAAAATTAAATCTCTGTGTTGTAAGGCAAATTCGGCGGCAAGTTGCGAAAATGTGGGTAAATTGTAAGGAAGACGGATTTTTTCTAATACTTTAATTATATCGACCTGAGCGATGGCATATCCTACTCGATGCGCCGCTAAACGAAAAGCCTTAGAAAAGGTGCGTAATATTAACCAGTTGGGATGTTGGGGTAACTCTGATACTAAAGTTTGTTGACTAAATTCATAATATGCCTCGTCAATTACCACTAAAATATCTGGGGGTAAATCTCTTAACCACTGAATTTCATCATCAGTTAAACAGTTTGCTGTGGGGGAGTTGGGATGCACCACAAAAACGACTTTTATCGGGGGTTTATTTATTTCAGAAATTAGCTTATTTGCTGTGTCTAAATCCCAAGAAAAATCTCCTTCATTTCTCTTAATTGTATGGGTAATTATTCCTAAACTTTTAGCTAAAATTTCATACATGGAAAAGGTAGGATTTGCTACTAAAATTGAGCCTTGATTATTTAAACAAGTCGCCATTAAAATCGATCGAATTAACTCATCTGAGCCATTACCTACAGAAATATTATTAATATTAAATTGCTCTAAATTAGCCTCATTAATATACTCAGTAATTAAGGTTTTTAACTTAACATGACTACCATCAGGATAACGATTTGTTTCGATTTCCTGCTCATAAATTAACCCTAATTTTGCTTTTAATTCTGATGGTAAATTATAAGGACTTTCGTTAGCATCTAATCTTGTTAATTGTTGCTGATTTTCACTAATGGGAGTGGGTATATAAGCGGATAAATTTAATAAGTCTTCTCTGATAAATGGTAAGTTCGATCGAGTCATATTTTTAATAAGTTATATAAATATAGCAATCCTATTTAATTCTTTCTAAATAAAAGCTGATTAATAGTTTTCATTCTTTGTTAATTATAACTACTGTAGAAATACAAAATAAATAATGATCAACAATATGAATATAATAACAGAATTGACACTCCTCGATACAGAAAAAGGGGCAGACTTCAGAGACAGGATAGATTGATTAGACATCTGGGAAAAATTGGTAAAAGAAGGGTTAAATATTTATTATTCAACCCCTATAACAAAACAAATAAAACATTCCTGTATTTATTTTTAAAACTAACCTTAATACTATCTTTTTTTATAAGTATTTCTCTTACTATAAACTAAAAATTAATCAGG
This window contains:
- the mutS gene encoding DNA mismatch repair protein MutS; translation: MSEIVTQKATRNAPHEDYRLIKREDLTPMYHHYVDVKEQYPNSLLLYRVGDFFECFFQDAVTISQELELVITSKEAGQNVGRIAMTGVPHHALDRYARQLVEKGYAVVICDQVEDAATAAAEKRIVKRGITKLLTPGTITEDEMLPSKQNNFLAAVVVAKDYWGLAYADISTGEFFTTQNQDLNALSTELLRLQPAEVLFPVNAPDINSLLRPGQKSDSLPEFLPDCFCYSLRSQKAFDIHEAKPRLLVEFKLKSLEGVGCEHLPFAIRAAGGLLEYVQDTQKANQVPLQLIRTYNISDYLVLDSTTRRNLEITTTVRDNTFHGSLLWALDRTCTAMGARALRRWLLQPLLNKQGIIARQDTIAELMENLPLREEIRQLFKSIYDLERITGRVGAGTANPKELLNLGDSLGKLNYLAELAKEGKSPYFQALQNVPPELEELGKKVLDTIVEFPPQHVKEGGIIRDGVNQQLDDMRKLIDGDREWLANLEVTERQRTGITNLKVGYNKTFGYYISMPRSKAEFAPENYQRKQTLLNEERYITAELKEKENRILNAKDDLAKFEYEIFVNLRCLVAEKTEEIRKVARAIAAMDVLSGLAELSVYQDYNRPEITNDRVINIKNGRHPVVEKLLGFGMFVPNSTNLGAEKMPDLIILTGPNASGKSCYLRQVGLIQLMAQIGSFIPAQSAKLSICDRIFTRVGAVDDIGTGQSTFMVEMNETANILNHATDRSLVLLDEIGRGTATFDGLSIAWAVAEYLSIEIQCRTIFATHYHELNELASILDNVANYQVTVKELENDIIFLHEVKAGGADKSYGIEAGRLAGLPKVVISRAKQVMNQIEKHSKIAIGLRKNIKKLTPSKQENTEEIMSQLDIFE
- the lepB gene encoding signal peptidase I, encoding MTLTIVFLCYIFLWFLDSHSSLIKLIYFFVAIIISIIVSSIDAYKLTVKNNTLKFERLRKEEKDPWLAVFLSKINLGFGFIYAGKISIGLTLLVITFIPNAELSLFFLSPLILYYLYTVTNNTKKKIYSAIILICISSIVSPFLTLMSSFSLRTFIAEFRYIPASSMESTLQINDRLVVNKLIYHLDNPQRGDIIVFEATDNLKKEGYEDDFIKRIIGLPNEKVEVKNNQVYINDQPLEENYIKEKPDYNFGAVIVPSDSYFVLGDNRNNSYDSHYWGFVPTENIIGKATKILYPFERSGKIE
- a CDS encoding gluconeogenesis factor YvcK family protein, encoding MVNNRNGRKKVNHLYKWLSPGILVKRWLLTSVIGILLTVLGIAIWTKLTPIYRFLDFIIALLNKITNNIPSYLSGPLVLIIGLFLLYWGQTRTLGSITEVLKPNSEEELIEVLWNYRRLNRGTKVVAIGGGTGLSTLLRGIKDYSANITAIVTVADDGGSSGRLRREMGMLPPGDIRNCISALADEEKLLTELFQYRFTAGEGLNGHSFGNLFLTAMTDITGDLEGAIEASSKVLAVRGRVLPATLSDVTLWAKFEDGRIVEGESNIPEVGGKIVEMGCNPPNPPATLAVIKAIKEAQYIIMGPGSLYTSIIPNLLVPEIREAIAKSSAPKIYVCNIMTQKGETDGYTVSDHIRAIDQACGGKIFDAVLVQGRSPSQEVLKYYASKRCHPVYLDREEVVKQGRRIVQANIMSENQDSNYVRHDPKLLGKVLFRWYSNTPKAKLWK
- a CDS encoding Uma2 family endonuclease, whose translation is MVAIVSQIKQKISLEEFLLLPETKPYGEYLNYGEIREKAMPQGEHSTIQIELASFINQLGKSAKLVYALPELRCTFGGKSIVPDISVFEWQNLPKTDTGKIANKFMIYPDWVIEILSLEQSANQVINKIIFCLKQGTKLGWLIDSVDESVMIFYPNQLPDIKSGEEILPALDSIPHWQLSVKQMFDWLKI
- a CDS encoding histidinol-phosphate transaminase; this translates as MTRSNLPFIREDLLNLSAYIPTPISENQQQLTRLDANESPYNLPSELKAKLGLIYEQEIETNRYPDGSHVKLKTLITEYINEANLEQFNINNISVGNGSDELIRSILMATCLNNQGSILVANPTFSMYEILAKSLGIITHTIKRNEGDFSWDLDTANKLISEINKPPIKVVFVVHPNSPTANCLTDDEIQWLRDLPPDILVVIDEAYYEFSQQTLVSELPQHPNWLILRTFSKAFRLAAHRVGYAIAQVDIIKVLEKIRLPYNLPTFSQLAAEFALQHRDLILPAVKDVMKEKERVYQALVNHPLFKVWRSDVNFIYLRLAQNPTNENHQRIMAQLKQEKVIIRHTGGGLRISIGTTPENDNLLDKLEKINY